CAACCTACTAATCTGCTTGCAACCTACGAGGGTGGAACCAAAATACTGGGAGAGCACTATATTGATGAGCCTCTTAAAAACGGTAAAAAGCGTATTGTAAATTTAGAACTTATTCCCGAAGTCAATATTTATCCACTCGCCCGAAAAGCAATAATTGATGCTGATTTAATCGTGATTGGACCAGGAGATTTATATACCAGCATCATTGCCAATTTAATTGTTGGAGGAGTCAAAGAAGCTATTTGCAAATCTCAAGCGGTTAAAGTCTATATAGTAAACTTAATTTCTAAATTTGGAGAAACATATAAATATACTGCTCAGGATCATGTTCGCGATCTGGAAGGCTACTTAGGGAAAAACATTTTAAACTTCGTCGCTGTTAATTCTAGTCCCCTGCCCAGCAAGATCATAAAAAAATATAAAGAAGAAAATGGCTATCCTGTAAAGGATGATCTAAAAGGAGGAACATATAAAGTGTTAAGGGGTGATTTTTTGGCAGAGGGGGTTGTCGCAAGAGATAAAGGAGATACTCTTAAACGCTCTCTTGTTCGCCACGATCCCGAAAAATTGGCTAAGGTGTTAGTAAAATTATTAGATTAGGGATAATCCCTAATTAGGGATTATCCCTAAACAGGGATGATCCCTACTCTATGTTGTTATGATAGGAAAGTATCTTTTAAAAACTTACGGCTGTCAAATGAATGTTCACGACAGTGAGTACATTGCAAGTGTTTTAGAGAATTTAGGTTACGAAGAAACAACTGATTTAAAAGAAGCAGATATATTAATTCTTAATTCCTGTTCGGTTAGACAGGCCGCAGAAGATAGCATATACGGCTGGGGAAAAAGATTAAAATTATTAAAAACAAAACCTTTTGTAATATTGGCTGGATGCCTTGCTGGTTCGGCGACGGGAGATCGGGTCAGAATCACCCCTAACTACATTAAAAATAAAATACCTTGGGTAAATGCGATTGTCCCTCCAAATTATTTATCATCTCTCTCATCAATTATTCCCAAAAGATCCCCTGGAGACCACGCCTGGGTTAATATATCTTCCGGTTGCGACAATTTTTGTTCTTACTGCGTGGTCCCTTATGCCAGAAAACAAGAGATATCAAGGCCGAAAGAAGAAATCATTGAAGAGATAAAAAATCTCGTGGAGATGGGTTACTGTGAATTTACCTTGTTGGGACAAAATGTAAATTCTTGGGGGCTTTCAAAAAAAGACAAATTTAAAATTAGGTTGGGATCGAATGCAAAATTGCCATTTGCCAATCTGTTAAGAACAACTTGCGGGATAAAAGGCGTTAAAAGGGTGGAATTTATGTCGTCTAACCCTTTTGATTTCACAGATGATTTAATTGACGCCATGAAGAATCCTCTCATCTCCAGATATTTGCATATCGCAATGCAATCTGGAGACGATGAGATTTTATCCAGAATGAATAGGAGACATACAGCAAAAGAATTTCTGGATCTTATACAAAAGATAAAAAAAGAAGTGCCTAACATTAGAATTGGCACAGATTTGATTGTGGGTTTTCCAGGAGAAACCGCAAGACAGTTCTTGAATACCGTAGCGCTTTGCAAAAAAGTAAAGTTTGCCAATGCCTATGTTGCTATGTATTCCCCAAGACCAGGAACTGTAGCGGCGGGGTTTTCTAATGATGTTCCTTTAGAAGAAAAACGCAGAAGACACAAAATACTTTTAGGGGTTATAAAGGAATATAAGGGAAAGTAACTATGAGCAACAAATTAATAGTAATCTTGGGATCAACCTGCACTGGAAAAACATCTCTTGCCATTAAGCTTTGCAAGGAACTAAACGGCGAAATTATTTCCGCCGATTCTCGCCAAGTTTATAAGGGTATGGATATTGGAACGGGTAAATTACCGTTACGGGAATCTGCCATAACCTACAAAAAAGGCGAGGGGTTTTGGACAATAGATGGCATTAAAATTCGTTGCTACGATCTAGTTACACCTAATCAAAATTTTACGGTGGTTGATTGGGCAAAAGTTGCCAAAGCTGAAATAGAAAGCGCCATACGACGAGGCAAAACTCCAATTGTTGTTGGAGGAACAGGTTTTTATATAGATGTCCTAACTGGAAGGGCAACTGTTTCGGGGGTTTCTCCAAATAGCAACTTGCGCAACAGTTTACAAGCTTTATCTACAGATCAACTTTTAGAAAAGCTTAAAGCGCTCAATCCAGAGAGGATTCGAACTATTGATAAAAATAATCCTATTCGTCTCATGAGAGCAATCGAGATAGCCTGCGAAACAAAATCAAAAATGAACGAGAACTTGTCCTACAACTGTGAGCCTGTATTTATTGGACTTACCGCCTCCCGTGATGTTTTATATAAAAGAGCCGATTCCTTTGTAAGCAACTTACTAAATCTGGGAATTCTAACGGAGATAGAAAATCTAGTAAACAGCGGTTACGAAAAAACAAGACCAATGACAAGCTTAATTTACAGCGAGTTTTATAATTTTTTCCAAAGACACGATTCGCTGGAAAACACCATTACCAAAAGCAATTTTGACCTTCACGCCTATATTAGAAGACAGCTTACTTGGTTTAACCGCAATCCTGATGTTTTGTGGTTTAATGTTTGTGATAAAAACCTTTACGAAAAGGTAAAGCTTGCTATACAATCTAACTATGGAACATAAAAACATCGTTATCTCCACCAGAACAATTTTGACTTTCATTCTATTTATTGCTTTGGGATGGGTTTGTTATAGCGTTTTTTCGGTAGTTCTGTACTTATTTACGAGTGTACTCATAGCATTGGGACTAGAACCGATGGTGGAATTTTTAATTAAGAAAAAGATCAGAAGGGGGCTAGCGGTTTTAATCGTGTTCTCTGCTTTTATATCTTTTATTTTTTCTATCTTTTACTTTGCGCTTTCTCCAATGGTGGCCCAAACTCAAAATCTAATTTTTAAATTTCCTGCTTTTCTTGAGTCTCTCGGTAAATATCAAGTTTTTAATGGGATATCCACTAGTTTTAACAATTCTTTGTTTTCTCAATTGCAACTTAGCTCTAAAAGCATTTTAAATGTAACTTTGGGGGCTTTTTCTGGCCTGATCTCTTTATTTTCTATCTTGGTCTTTACAATTTATTTGCTCTTGGATTTTAAAAATGTCAGGGAGTTTATTTTAAATGTGCTCCCCCAAAAATCGCAAAGCAAGGCCTCTAAAGTCATAAAAAAAGTCGAGACGCGACTTGGAGCATGGATTAGAGGTGAACTTATTTTAATGACTATTGTAGGACTGTTTACCTTTATTGGCTTAACAATAATCGGCATGGAGTACACATTATCGCTATCTCTAATTGCGGGGTTTTTAGAGCTAATACCCACCTTAGGTCCTCTAATCTCGGCGGTTCCCGCAACTATTGTTGGTTTTGCCATCAGTCCCACGATGGGTCTTTTAGTAATTGCTGTTTATATTATTGTGCAACAGGTAGAAAACAATCTATTTGTCCCTAAAGTTATGCAAAAAGCGGTGGGATTTAACCCATTAGTTACTCTTATCGCGGTGTTGGTTGGAGGAAAGCTCTTTGGCTTTATGGGAATGCTCTTTGCGGTTCCAGTAGTTTTGATTCTCCAAACTCTTATTGAATCCTTCTCGGAATAGTGACTTGTATGATTCTACATTAGGTTGATCAAAGGCGTTTACTCCTAAAAGTTGCGCCAAAAAATAGGTTTCGAGCATTTTAAATTGCATCAATTGTCCCAGCTCTTTTTCTGATATCTCTTCTAAAATAAATTCAGCAAAAGGCAGTTTGTTGTTCTCGTAAGTTGTTTTTACCGCTTGGTAGATATTTTCTAAAATCTCATTGGTGGTTTTTCCATCGTAGATCTTTGATAAGGGAGATAAGGGATTCAGATCATTAAGGGCAATGGGGGTGATACCAGAATTTTTGCTGAAGATAAAATTGGTGTAAATATTTTTTGGTCCTCCTAGATAAAGTTGATACATGGAATGGAGATCGTTTGTTCCAATACCAACGGCAGGAAATACGCCCCTGCCCTCCTTCCCAAGCGACTCTCCGATAAGTTGCCTTAGCCACTTGCCAACAAACTCCATTTCGGGATTAAAAAAGAAGTTTTCGCAGATTGGGTAACCGTTTGAGATTTTCTCAAACATAATTGATGCCGAGGTTGCGGGACTTTCCAAATCCTGATTTTGAGAACTTGCTCCCTCAAGAAGTTTTTTTACATCAAAACCGGCAAGCAAGAGAGGAAACAGGCCTACCAAAGAAAACACAGAAAACCTCCCACTTATGTTTTGGGGAATTTCCAATAGAGAAATCCCCGCTTTGAAGACGGGTCTCATTGCAGGCGATTCTGCTTTTGTGGTTATTACAATTCTACTTTTGATTTCCCCAAATTTTTTTGTAAGCGCTCCTTGTAACAGAGTAAAGTTGATGACGCTTTCGGTGGTGTTTCCCGATTTGCTCACATAATTGATAACAAATTCATCAACAGTTTTGATATCGCTTGTGATGTTTTCGATGATTTTTATGTTGTTTTGAGAAATAGTGTCTAAAAATATAATCTCAACTTTCTTTTTACCAATGGCATTGTAGATAGCTTGAGTGCCCAATGACGAACCTCCAATCCCAACAAGAAATAAATATTTTAATTCGTTTAAATTAAAATTTGATGCAACTTGCGTTGCTTTTTCTAAAAACTGCGGATCTTGCGGAAGGCTGACAAAACTCTCAGGGGTACTGTAAGAGGTATCATTAATGAGTGACTGTAACCGGCTAATTGGTTCTTTAAGAAGCGGAGAAGTTTCTGTGGAATTTACTACTCTAAATTGCATAAACTAATTCTAACACAAATGGCTGGACAAATGGAACGATTTTAGGTTAGCAAACTGGTTGGACATCCTGGAATTTCCAGAAACAACACTTAAATCTACCCAGCAACTTTTAGCCGTAGCCTAATTATACTCAAAATTCTGGCTGCTTTCTTTGATGGGTTTGTAATATAATTACCTCATGTCAGGAAGGCTTAAAACATATCTCCAAAAACTGGCTGGGCAAGTAACGAGTGAAGACGGCATAAAAACCAGGTTTTCCAAACGAGCAGAAGAAGGTGCACTCACAAGAGATGAAAACCCCATAACACATTTCTGTGTTTACTTTGCTGCATATGATCCCAAAAGCCAGCAAGTATTTATAGGACATCACAAAAAATCTGGACTATGGCTTTTTAATGGCGGTCATATCGATAAGGGCGAAATGCCCTTAGAGGCTTTGGAAAGAGAAGTTAGAGAAGAATGGGGAAAAAATACCCAACTTAATGGAAATTATGAACCGTCACTTCTAACTATAACTGAAATTGACAATCCAGCCAAACAGAAATGCAGGCTTCATTACGACATTTGGTATTTTATTCCTCTAAATAAAGATAGCTTTGCGCCAGAGGAAACTCTATTGGAGAAAGAGTTCCATCAAACAGGTTGGAAAACAGTTTCCGAAGCAAGGCAGTTGATTACAGATACCAATACGCTGTTAGCCTTATATGAAATTGAAAAGCTGTTTCTATGATAAATGTCTTAACTTCTATGAAGAATGTCTTAGATCAATCAAAGGATGTAAAGATAATTTTTGAGGCTATAAACTCCTTAATTTCTGGGGTGAGTAAAAACGACTTGCAAGTTTCAGAAATCAGCTTAGCCAAAAGACAATGGACTCTCGATAATCTTTTGCAAATTATATTCGTCTTTAACACAGTTAATTTTTGTTTTTGGGCTGGCAAGGGAGAGAAAAAGTGGACAGTCAAAGTTGATGGTGAAGAATTAGACGGGTCTGAAGCACTTTTTAGGTGTATCGAGAAAGAAGTCGAGCGTAATACTGATTTCCTGACGGGTGACGAATTAGCAGATTTGTCTCGTTCTCATTTGAGAAATGTGTTGGCGGGCAATGTAACAATTCCCTTGTTTGAAGAAAGACTAAAATACTTAAACGAAGCAGGCAAGATTTTAGAAAAGGACTATGGTAACTCCTTTATGGGTGTTTATAAAAAAGCAGGAAACGATGCTGTGGCTCTCGCAGAACTTCTAATAACACACTTCCCGTGTT
This Patescibacteria group bacterium DNA region includes the following protein-coding sequences:
- a CDS encoding YvcK family protein, which translates into the protein MKPKVVVIGGGTGTYTVLSGLKNYDLDITAIVSMADSGGTAKIERDEFGMLPNSDIRKALLALSQTENSDIIRQLFSYRFYKGVGISGISFGNFFLAALTDILGDQVDAVGMAGKILNTKGRVLPISTQPTNLLATYEGGTKILGEHYIDEPLKNGKKRIVNLELIPEVNIYPLARKAIIDADLIVIGPGDLYTSIIANLIVGGVKEAICKSQAVKVYIVNLISKFGETYKYTAQDHVRDLEGYLGKNILNFVAVNSSPLPSKIIKKYKEENGYPVKDDLKGGTYKVLRGDFLAEGVVARDKGDTLKRSLVRHDPEKLAKVLVKLLD
- a CDS encoding MiaB/RimO family radical SAM methylthiotransferase translates to MIGKYLLKTYGCQMNVHDSEYIASVLENLGYEETTDLKEADILILNSCSVRQAAEDSIYGWGKRLKLLKTKPFVILAGCLAGSATGDRVRITPNYIKNKIPWVNAIVPPNYLSSLSSIIPKRSPGDHAWVNISSGCDNFCSYCVVPYARKQEISRPKEEIIEEIKNLVEMGYCEFTLLGQNVNSWGLSKKDKFKIRLGSNAKLPFANLLRTTCGIKGVKRVEFMSSNPFDFTDDLIDAMKNPLISRYLHIAMQSGDDEILSRMNRRHTAKEFLDLIQKIKKEVPNIRIGTDLIVGFPGETARQFLNTVALCKKVKFANAYVAMYSPRPGTVAAGFSNDVPLEEKRRRHKILLGVIKEYKGK
- the miaA gene encoding tRNA (adenosine(37)-N6)-dimethylallyltransferase MiaA; this translates as MSNKLIVILGSTCTGKTSLAIKLCKELNGEIISADSRQVYKGMDIGTGKLPLRESAITYKKGEGFWTIDGIKIRCYDLVTPNQNFTVVDWAKVAKAEIESAIRRGKTPIVVGGTGFYIDVLTGRATVSGVSPNSNLRNSLQALSTDQLLEKLKALNPERIRTIDKNNPIRLMRAIEIACETKSKMNENLSYNCEPVFIGLTASRDVLYKRADSFVSNLLNLGILTEIENLVNSGYEKTRPMTSLIYSEFYNFFQRHDSLENTITKSNFDLHAYIRRQLTWFNRNPDVLWFNVCDKNLYEKVKLAIQSNYGT
- a CDS encoding AI-2E family transporter, whose product is MEHKNIVISTRTILTFILFIALGWVCYSVFSVVLYLFTSVLIALGLEPMVEFLIKKKIRRGLAVLIVFSAFISFIFSIFYFALSPMVAQTQNLIFKFPAFLESLGKYQVFNGISTSFNNSLFSQLQLSSKSILNVTLGAFSGLISLFSILVFTIYLLLDFKNVREFILNVLPQKSQSKASKVIKKVETRLGAWIRGELILMTIVGLFTFIGLTIIGMEYTLSLSLIAGFLELIPTLGPLISAVPATIVGFAISPTMGLLVIAVYIIVQQVENNLFVPKVMQKAVGFNPLVTLIAVLVGGKLFGFMGMLFAVPVVLILQTLIESFSE
- a CDS encoding NUDIX domain-containing protein; translated protein: MSGRLKTYLQKLAGQVTSEDGIKTRFSKRAEEGALTRDENPITHFCVYFAAYDPKSQQVFIGHHKKSGLWLFNGGHIDKGEMPLEALEREVREEWGKNTQLNGNYEPSLLTITEIDNPAKQKCRLHYDIWYFIPLNKDSFAPEETLLEKEFHQTGWKTVSEARQLITDTNTLLALYEIEKLFL
- a CDS encoding queuosine salvage family protein, translating into MINVLTSMKNVLDQSKDVKIIFEAINSLISGVSKNDLQVSEISLAKRQWTLDNLLQIIFVFNTVNFCFWAGKGEKKWTVKVDGEELDGSEALFRCIEKEVERNTDFLTGDELADLSRSHLRNVLAGNVTIPLFEERLKYLNEAGKILEKDYGNSFMGVYKKAGNDAVALAELLITHFPCFDDTAEYKGNKIGFYKRAQLNSKMISDALIANGEQGLKNLDKLTAFADYKIPQILRNLGVIKYSKELADKIDSYVPIEKGSEDEVEIRATTVWAVELIKQKLQKKYDFVTASHVDSMLWNKSQTKAKGDKPYHRTLTTAY